The segment CCGTCCAGCGTGTCCTTGCCGGTTCCGCCAAACAGCTCGTCATCGCCACGGCCACCCTCCAGGCGGTCATGGCCCGAGGCGCCATACAGCCTGTCGCTGCCGCTGCCCCCCCGAAGCGCATCATTCCCGTCGTCGCCCTTGAGCAGGTCAGCGCCCGTGCCGCCTTCGAGCTTGTCCTTTCCATCGCCTCCATACAGCCTGTCGTTGCCGCTGCCGCCATGGATCGTGTCCTTGCCATCCTCACCCTCGAGCTGGTCCTTGCCCGCGCCGCCTTCGACGAAATCGTCATCCGCGCCGCCATACAGGCTGTCATTTCCAGCGCCACCGCTGACCCAGTCGCTGCCCTTGTTCCCTTCGACCCAGTCATCTCCGTCTTCGCCGAACAGCTTGTCGGCATCGCGGCGGCCGAACAGGAAATCGTCACCCTTTCCGCCGCGCACGAAATCCTGTTGCGCGCTGCCAATCACGGTGTCAGAGCCCTGGCCCGCATTGAAGTTGTTTGTCTCCCCCGAGGTCATCGAGAGCCCGTCCAGCCCCAGGTGATAGTCATCCGGCAGCCTGACATGATCCTTGCCGCCCCGCCCGTGGTCGACCGGGTAACCGATGCCGACGCGTTCCAGAAGTTCATCGAAATCAAGCTTGTTGAAATCGACCACATCTGCACCATTGGTGAACACAGGTGTCACATTGACACGGACCGAACCGGTGTTCGTCCCGGCCACGGCAAACTCCAGTTCCTCGACGCCGATGACCGTATCGGTCCAGCCGAGCCTGGTGTTGGTCACCGTGATCTTGTGATTGGCCGGGTCGCCCTTGACGGAAATCTCGAAATCGTCGCGAAGAAACTTCTGGGCATTGGAACGCGGCACTGAAAGGCCCGAGTTGTAATAGCCCCCGTCGTCATAGACGAGCCGGTCAAATCCCTTGCCGCCGTCAATGACGGAGCCACCCTTGTACATGCCGGTCGGAGAACGGTCGATCTCATCGGGGTGATAGCCGTTGTTGCTGCGATAGTGGCTTGGGTAGAAGGTGCGAATGGTGTCGTCCTGATCACCCAGCGTTACGGTCTTGTCGCCCGACAGAAGATAGACAGAGAAAGCCCAGTCCTCATCGCCAAGGCCCGACTCGAGAAGCGGCAACAGATCCATTTCCGTCGGCTCGAAGAATGCGCCATTCTCGGACGTCCATAGCCAATCCTGCGAGGTGGTATAGCTGTTGTAGGGACCGTATCTGCGAAGTCCCAGCGATCCGACACTGCTTTCGTCCTCCTGCAACTCCCATTTGAAATAGTTCAAACCGTTGCTTT is part of the Paracoccus seriniphilus genome and harbors:
- a CDS encoding calcium-binding protein; translated protein: MANNLPVVGMVLDASNSIDNLMARMSSAYDTLGFYSTSHPDWNYRTEEGDTKLAWREAWETLERFRSFRAGEDIEHDELTLYGLGTSAEGAVNETSTLSNVARLVATESNGLNYFKWELQEDESSVGSLGLRRYGPYNSYTTSQDWLWTSENGAFFEPTEMDLLPLLESGLGDEDWAFSVYLLSGDKTVTLGDQDDTIRTFYPSHYRSNNGYHPDEIDRSPTGMYKGGSVIDGGKGFDRLVYDDGGYYNSGLSVPRSNAQKFLRDDFEISVKGDPANHKITVTNTRLGWTDTVIGVEELEFAVAGTNTGSVRVNVTPVFTNGADVVDFNKLDFDELLERVGIGYPVDHGRGGKDHVRLPDDYHLGLDGLSMTSGETNNFNAGQGSDTVIGSAQQDFVRGGKGDDFLFGRRDADKLFGEDGDDWVEGNKGSDWVSGGAGNDSLYGGADDDFVEGGAGKDQLEGEDGKDTIHGGSGNDRLYGGDGKDKLEGGTGADLLKGDDGNDALRGGSGSDRLYGASGHDRLEGGRGDDELFGGTGKDTLDGGIGEDMLKGAAGADTFAFATTGQADGDVIIDFEHADGDRINLRKIDANTGLGGDQAFNLIDSAGFSETAQELRSWIKKGNTYIAGDTDGDGVADFRIMLEGKHDLVDADFLF